One genomic segment of Ctenopharyngodon idella isolate HZGC_01 chromosome 7, HZGC01, whole genome shotgun sequence includes these proteins:
- the LOC127516704 gene encoding uncharacterized protein LOC127516704, with amino-acid sequence MSHKCRTESCHVAKKDGPERLEKIKDSDFGALMARHKDLESLQKGAVECRRRKPATIQTKQEAFNNYLRLIYRQPPDMRIKLDEVQLLYTKEENKKGREEADINLITIIETPSTKSPLPPTPTAKKLREKIYLPPKPLPPTDRPTPPLTPPSESATPSPPLVPPLLTPVPPTPIIETPSTQKSPLPPTPTAEKHIYPPPKSLPPIKHPTPPPTPPSESAPPSPPPAPPFPPKQPTSLPPPLLSSYLPEFLLQFVDEQWFQKMFPDLSCVSSSLGPKEFCMHLLDFMMSCSMAQKNSIVNALLMLIQQEVLDKESLSKGLLVCLQNCINKNMTREEQHFAGELLNLMVYLSPDSFDTVVELLAMLADKQVDLKALVLCVLQRLGVEEAELWLCPELDSWDSLTEHQPNQHCILRDMASHWLLTWTRKYRVHKGSVFLRSEGVQSVFAPVEVLRYFCSMQRAKQPWPHPPPPPPEGRKGAIIVPSGLARLKPIQRLGETYSMSRIREPQGRLLPPLPYRPVLMGFTRFLSLPMAHVTLSPFPFSLDFQNFKHPSPHRYFFLERSYVEYYR; translated from the exons ATGAGCCACAAATGCAG GACAGAGAGTTGCCATGTTGCTAAGAAGGATGGTCCTGAAAGGCTTGAAAAGATAAAAGATTCA GATTTTGGGGCACTCATGGCAAGACATAAAGATCTGGAATCCTTGCAAAAAGGAGCGGTTGAGTGCAGAAGGAGAAAACCAGCCACCATACAAACCAAACAAGAGGCTTTCAATAATTACCTGCGTCTGATTTACAGGCAACCCCCTGATATGAGA ATCAAACTAGATGAAGTGCAACTCTTGTATACTAAAGAAGAGAATAAGAAGGGGAGGGAAGAGGCTGACATTAATCTTATAACCATCATAGAGACTCCATCTACAAAGAGCCCTCTTCCACCCACACCAACAGCAAAGAAACTCAGAGAAAAAATATATCTT CCACCAAAGCCCCTTCCACCAACAGACCGTCCTACACCCCCTCTGACTCCACCCTCCGAGTCTGCAACACCTTCACCACCCCTTGTCCCACCTTTACTCACCCCTGTACCACCCACACCCATCATAGAGACTCCATCTACACAGAAGAGCCCTCTTCCGCCCACACCAACAGCAGAGAAACACATATACcct CCACCAAAGTCCCTTCCACCAATAAAGCATCCTACACCCCCACCGACTCCACCCTCCGAGTCTGCACCACCTTCACCGCCCCCTGCCCCACCCTTTCCACCTAAACAACCCACATCCTTGCCTCCTCCACTCTTGTCATCATATCTGCCAGAGTTCCTCCTGCAGTTTGTGGATGAGCAGTGGTTTCAAAAGATGTTCCCTGATTTGAGT tGTGTTTCAAGTTCTTTAGGCCCCAAGGAATTCTGCATGCATCTGTTGGACTTCATGATGTCTTGCAGCATGGCTCAGAAGAATAGTATTGTCAATGCATTACTCATGTTAATTCAGCAGGAGGTGTTAGACAAAGAATCTCTCAGCAAAGGACTGCTGGTTTGCCTGCAAAATTGCATTAACAAAAACATG ACAAGGGAGGAACAGCATTTTGCTGGTGAGCTGCTAAATTTGATGGTGTATCTGAGTCCTGACAGTTTTGACACCGTTGTGGAGCTACTGGCCATGTTGGCAGATAAACAAGTTGATCTTAA GGCTTTAGTTCTGTGTGTATTGCAAAGGTTGGGTGTGGAGGAGGCTGAACTGTGGTTATGTCCAGAATTAGATTCCTGGGACTCTCTGACAGAGCATCAGCCTAACCAGCACTGCATTCTTCGAGATATGGCCAGCCACTGGCTGCTTACCTGGACCAGAAAGTACAGG GTGCACAAAGGGTCTGTGTTCTTGCGCAGTGAAGGAGTACAGAGTGTGTTCGCTCCTGTGGAGGTGCTTCGATATTTCTGCTCCATGCAAAGAGCCAAACAGCCCTGGCCACATCCACCTCCACCTCCACCAGAGGGCAGGAAAGGTGCTATCATTGTGCCTTCAGGCTTGGCTAG ACTGAAGCCTATTCAGCGCCTGGGAGAGACGTACAGTATGTCTAGGATACGGGAGCCTCAAG GACGCCTGCTGCCACCATTGCCATATCGACCTGTGTTGATGGGTTTCACTCGGTTCCTCTCTCTACCAATGGCCCATGTCACATTATCTCCATTCCCCTTTTCCCTGGATTTTCAGAACTTCAAACACCCTTCACCACACAGATACTTCTTCCTGGAACGCTCCTATGTAGAGTATTACAGATAG
- the LOC127516703 gene encoding WD repeat-containing protein 97-like has protein sequence MVKDKTENLRVECLKSSSPGRGNGEESSQMWKESVDKMNHGNVLTHGLRHVLHLSCKDPVRHMTCGEGAAGFASLHSSGHVRFYYPDGHLKDLSFCQSLTIHYAGLTSTHLPGRLVGWGPGAILTVLDAELNPLVHAVEPMDVRVCKILEHSNELVTAGMGNVCVWCLTHLICRKRVVEGLGRHVVFTHLALVPSRTQQGLRALAAYGQAVVVVDLTKGCIVEHKKNLHSREITGMVYCPLRDIVVTASDMTIRVWGLDWELQMAFVGHTALVTSLVLCPVSGLLLSSSLDGTLRCWRPEVGDQVQTVSIPMGCSPPLFLGGPDSAGTFFSYSTNSVDFWTFNCLYNLHCRLDGSLEGPVRQILTPLSPPSFQACVVCIHGNSNITVVAAETGAVLTRFQANGRVRCADYCVPKERLLVLTEDGVVSIASTLTSPVTILDEWHGIEHWDWSGGQVEANIGTVCCMVLYSDVIDTSSGQEEWRSLQMQRAQKPKKNKLLHDTKNRFVFVVECMIVCCRYLLIQAVISNKLNMGKVGLLSVIPTI, from the exons ATGGTTAAAGATAAGACGGAGAACTTACGGGTGGAGTGTCTAAAAAGTTCATCTCCTGGACGAGGCAATGGAGAAGAAAGCTCCCAGATGTGGAAGGAGAGCGTGGATAAA ATGAATCATGGGAATGTCCTCACGCATGGCCTTCGTCATGTCCTCCACCTCTCCTGTAAAGACCCTGTTCGTCACATGACCTGTGGTGAGGGTGCTGCAGGCTTCGCTAGTCTCCACAGTAGCGGCCATGTGCGGTTCTATTATCCAGATGGCCATCTTAAAGATCTGTCTTTTTGCCAATCCCTCACCATCCACTATGCTGGACTCACCTCCACACATCTGCCAGGCAGACTGGTTGGCTGGGGACCTGGGGCCATTCTCACTGTACTAGATGCAGAACTGAATCCTCTGGTTCATGCTGTGGAACCCATGGATGTGAGAGTGTGCAAG ATTTTGGAGCACTCTAATGAGCTTGTCACAGCTGGAATGggaaatgtatgtgtgtggtgcCTTACACACTTGATATGTCGCAAACGGGTGGTGGAGGGATTGGGGAGAcacgttgttttcacacatCTAGCACTGGTGCCGAGCAGGACTCAGCAGGGTCTCAGAGCACTGGCTGCATATGGACAAGCTGTGGTTGTGGTGGACCTTACAAAGGGATGCATTGTGGAGCACAAGAAGAACCTCCATTCAAg gGAAATCACAGGGATGGTCTACTGTCCCCTTAGGGATATTGTAGTTACTGCATCAGATATGACAATCCGAGTGTGGGGACTAGACTGGGAGCTTCAAATGGCCTTTGTGGGACATACAG CTCTGGTCACATCCCTAGTTCTGTGTCCTGTCTCTGGTCTGTTGTTGTCATCTTCTCTTGATGGTACTTTGAGATGCTGGAGGCCAGAAGTTGGAGACCAGGTCCAGACTGTATCCATTCCTATGGGGTGCTCACCTCCTCTATTCCTGGGAGGCCCAGACAGTGCTGGCACCTTCTTCTCATACTCCACCAACAGTGTGGACTTCTGGACCTTCAACTGCCTCTACAATCTACACTGCAGACTGGACGGGTCCCTGGAAGGTCCTGTCCGACAAATCTTGACCCCACTAAGCCCCCCTTCCTTCCAAGCCTGTGTAGTTTGCATCCATGGAAACAGCAATATCACAGTTGTTGCGGCAGAGACAGGTGCTGTGCTCACTAGATTCCAAGCCAATGGAAGAGTAAGGTGCGCTGATTACTGTGTGCCTAAGGAGCGCCTATTGGTCCTCACTGAGGACGGGGTGGTATCTATTGCAAGTACTTTGACCAGTCCAGTAACAATACTGGATGAGTGGCATGGGATAGAGCATTGGGACTGGTCAGGGGGGCAGGTGGAAGCAAATATAGGCACGGTGTGCTGCATGGTGTTATACAGTGACGTTATAGATACATCAAGTGGGCAGGAAGAATGGAGATCCTTACAGATGCAAAGAGCACagaagccaaaaaaaaacaaacttctACATGATACAAAAAACAGGTTCGTATTTGTGGTAGAGTGTATGATTGTGTGCTGCAGGTATTTGTTGATTCAGGCTGTTATCAGCAATAAGTTGAATATGGGTAAAGTGGGACTGTTAAGCGTGATCCCtactatataa